In Myxococcus stipitatus, the following are encoded in one genomic region:
- a CDS encoding DUF2752 domain-containing protein, which produces MQVFIPPRNRRLGTVDYMGLMGLVGLLVARYIPVARIIPFWGCVLRERTGWPCLGCGLTRVADRVSHFNFSGAWEANPLGTVAAILFALAAVVMVVHLVFAVPIPEIQLSAKEWRRVQVVMPVILLVNYAYVVVKTRFPHLLL; this is translated from the coding sequence ATGCAGGTCTTCATCCCTCCTCGCAACCGTCGGCTTGGCACCGTGGACTACATGGGGCTCATGGGCCTCGTGGGGCTGCTGGTGGCCCGGTACATCCCCGTGGCGCGGATCATCCCGTTCTGGGGCTGTGTGCTGCGCGAGCGCACAGGGTGGCCCTGCCTCGGTTGTGGGCTGACCCGGGTGGCTGACCGGGTGTCCCACTTCAACTTCTCGGGGGCCTGGGAGGCCAATCCCCTGGGGACCGTGGCCGCCATCCTGTTCGCCCTGGCCGCGGTGGTGATGGTGGTGCACCTCGTCTTCGCCGTCCCGATTCCAGAAATCCAGCTCTCGGCGAAGGAGTGGAGGAGGGTCCAGGTGGTGATGCCTGTCATCCTCCTGGTGAATTACGCCTACGTGGTGGTGAAGACGCGCTTCCCCCACCTGCTGCTATAG